In Corylus avellana chromosome ca2, CavTom2PMs-1.0, the following proteins share a genomic window:
- the LOC132172931 gene encoding uncharacterized protein LOC132172931, with the protein MTRKRRRQAKTTIARMKTFPRTSYPQRTSYGQAIDEQRFSSVPSIPTASYQTTKGDSVMVDIEEDPEPSPSEHRANETQTDESVFKDMIATNCDKDGNNMLHLAGEFSQLNIVVGAALHMQHELLWFEKIKKIVPLTFLKAKNSEGKTPKDLFTQTHQRLHKDGEKWMRDTANHCMVVATLIATVVFAEAFTIPGGNNQGN; encoded by the exons ATGACTCGTAAAAGAAGACGACAGGCAAAGACGACAATTGCAAGGATGAAGACATTTCCACGAACGAGTTACCCTCAAAGGACTTCTTATGGACAAGCTATCGATGAACAAAGATTCTCTTCTGTTCCATCAATTCCAACAGCAAGCTACCAAACAACAAAAGGAGACTCGGTGATGGTAGATATAGAGGAGGATCCAGAGCCAAGCCCAAGTGAGCATCGTGCAAATGAAACTCAAACAGATGAGA GTGTTTTTAAGGATATGATTGCAACCAATTGTGACAAAGATGGGAACAACATGCTACACTTAGCTGGAGAATTTTCTCAACTAAATATCGTAGTAGGTGCAGCCCTTCATATGCAACATGAGTTATTGTGGTTTGAG AAGATTAAAAAGATTGTGCCCCTTACATTCTTGAAGGCAAAGAATTCAGAAGGAAAAACACCCAAGGACTTATTTACACAAACACATCAAAGATTACATAAAGATGGTGAAAAGTGGATGAGGGACACGGCCAATCATTGCATGGTTGTGGCAACACTAATTGCCACGGTGGTTTTCGCTGAAGCCTTTACTATACCAGGTGGCAATAATCAAGGAAATTGA
- the LOC132172932 gene encoding heavy metal-associated isoprenylated plant protein 39-like, producing the protein MSKKLIVKVFLHDERTARKAIKSISRLKGVESTSMNMKDKKLTLIGDMDPVEVVKNLRKVCSAEILSVGPAKEEKKEEEEPEKEKSKKRKEKEEPKKEEPKKDKEEAKKDEAQTDDDDDDDDDVARLVKAYQAYNPYLAPSREFARSAEDTNACAIC; encoded by the exons ATGAGTAAG AAATTGATAGTGAAGGTGTTCTTGCATGATGAAAGAACGGCACGAAAGGCCATCAAGTCAATCTCTCGTCTTAAAG GCGTGGAATCGACCTCCATGAACATGAAGGACAAGAAATTGACCCTGATCGGGGACATGGATCCGGTTGAGGTAGTCAAAAATTTGAGGAAGGTCTGCTCCGCGGAAATATTATCTGTTGGACCAGCaaaagaggagaagaaagaggaggaagaacctgagaaagaaaaatcaaagaagagaaaggagaagGAAGAACCTAAGAAAGAGGAGCCAAAGAAGGATAAGGAAGAAGCTAAGAAAGATGAGGCACagacggatgatgatgatgatgatgatgatgatgtggcTAGGCTTGTTAAGGCCTACCAAGCCTACAATCCATACTTAGCCCCATCACGTGAATTTGCCAGAAGCGCAGAAGATACGAATGCTTGTGCAATTTGCTGA